Proteins encoded together in one Rhizobacter sp. J219 window:
- a CDS encoding electron transfer flavoprotein subunit alpha/FixB family protein: MTILVIAEHDNKTVKGATLNTVTAAAAIGGDVHVLVAGNAAAEAAKAASQIAGVAKVIHADGAQLDHGLAENVAAQVLAIAGNYSHILFPATAAGKNIAPRVAAKLDVGQISDITKVVSADTFERPIYAGNAIATVQSADKVKVITVRTTGFDAAAATGGSAAVETAAAAADSGKSSFQGSEIAKNDRPELTAAKIIVSGGRALGSSDKFTEVLTPLADKLGAALGASRAAVDAGYAPNDWQVGQTGKIVAPQLYIAAGISGAIQHLAGMKDSKVIVAINKDPEAPIFSVADYSLEADLFTAVPELVKAL; the protein is encoded by the coding sequence GCGCGACCCTGAACACCGTGACCGCTGCCGCCGCCATCGGCGGCGACGTGCACGTGCTCGTCGCCGGCAACGCAGCCGCCGAAGCCGCCAAGGCCGCCAGCCAGATCGCTGGTGTGGCCAAGGTGATCCATGCCGACGGCGCCCAGCTCGACCACGGCCTGGCCGAGAACGTCGCCGCCCAAGTCCTGGCCATCGCCGGCAACTACAGCCACATCCTCTTCCCCGCCACCGCCGCCGGCAAGAACATCGCCCCGCGCGTGGCCGCCAAGCTCGACGTCGGCCAGATCAGCGACATCACCAAGGTCGTCTCCGCCGACACCTTCGAGCGCCCGATCTACGCCGGCAACGCCATTGCCACCGTGCAGAGCGCCGACAAGGTGAAGGTCATCACCGTGCGCACCACCGGCTTCGATGCCGCCGCCGCCACCGGTGGCAGCGCCGCCGTCGAAACCGCTGCCGCAGCCGCCGACAGCGGCAAGAGCAGCTTCCAGGGCAGCGAGATCGCCAAGAACGACCGGCCCGAGCTGACTGCCGCGAAGATCATCGTCTCCGGTGGCCGGGCACTCGGAAGCTCGGACAAGTTCACCGAAGTGCTCACGCCGCTGGCCGACAAGCTGGGGGCCGCACTGGGCGCGAGCCGCGCCGCGGTCGATGCGGGCTACGCCCCCAACGACTGGCAGGTGGGCCAGACCGGCAAGATCGTCGCCCCGCAGCTGTACATCGCCGCCGGCATCTCGGGGGCCATCCAGCACCTGGCCGGCATGAAGGACAGCAAGGTGATCGTGGCCATCAACAAAGACCCCGAGGCGCCGATCTTCTCGGTCGCTGACTACAGTCTCGAGGCCGATCTCTTCACCGCCGTGCCCGAGCTGGTGAAGGCGCTTTAA
- a CDS encoding class II aldolase/adducin family protein: MNAPLEFASLKNQVSAEEWQTRVDLAAAYRLVALFGWDDLVFTHISARIPGEPHNFLINPYGLFFDEITASSLVKVDHHGEKVMPSKFDVNPAGFVIHSAIHEARPEVNCVLHTHTLHGVAVSAQKNGLLPLSQQSTLPLNQLAYHDYEGIALRDEEKPRLCADLGRANCLILRNHGLLTCGRSVAEAFQAMYTLETSCRIQILAQSGGSELTHIPQDVVELNMRQARDASRGQGSNLVWPGLLRRLDRRNPGYDA, encoded by the coding sequence ATGAATGCACCGCTTGAATTCGCGTCGCTCAAGAACCAGGTCTCCGCAGAAGAGTGGCAAACCCGGGTGGACCTGGCCGCCGCCTACCGGCTGGTGGCCTTGTTCGGGTGGGACGACCTCGTCTTCACGCACATCTCGGCGCGCATCCCCGGCGAGCCGCACAACTTCCTGATCAACCCTTACGGTCTCTTCTTCGACGAGATCACCGCGTCGAGTCTGGTGAAGGTCGACCACCACGGCGAGAAGGTGATGCCGTCGAAGTTCGACGTGAACCCGGCCGGCTTCGTGATCCACAGCGCGATCCACGAAGCGCGCCCCGAGGTCAACTGCGTGCTGCACACCCACACGCTGCACGGCGTGGCGGTGTCGGCGCAGAAGAACGGCCTGCTGCCCTTGTCCCAGCAGTCCACCCTGCCGCTCAACCAGCTGGCCTATCACGACTACGAGGGCATCGCCCTGCGCGACGAGGAGAAGCCGCGCCTGTGCGCGGACCTCGGCCGCGCCAACTGCCTGATCCTGCGCAACCACGGCCTGCTCACCTGCGGCCGCTCGGTGGCCGAAGCCTTCCAGGCCATGTACACGCTCGAGACCTCGTGCCGCATCCAGATCCTGGCGCAGTCGGGCGGCAGCGAGCTCACGCACATTCCGCAAGACGTGGTGGAGCTGAACATGCGCCAGGCCCGTGACGCCTCGCGCGGCCAGGGCTCCAACCTCGTGTGGCCGGGTCT